CGCATTGCACATGCACTTAATTAAACTGATCATACCCATACTACCCGTACTAAACAACATTCAAATCTGTGTCAGTGGTAGTTTGAAACAAATTCAATTTATCTATATTTTTTTGTAAGTAGAATTTTAAATTTCCATTTATTTTCCAGTGCCGCTGGGCCGGGAGCCCGGGACGGGCACGGAAGACGGCCCAGTCCGCACAGCAAAGAATACCAGAGGAACTGAAGCCCAGCCCGCACAGCAAGAATacccatcatcttcttcctcctcccgaagCGAGTCCAATCCCGCGGCGAGTCGAGCAGAGGAGAAGAGAGGAGAAaaatccccgaaaccctagcccgcttCTCCCGCGCCGGAGACAGGTCGGGATGGGcgccgaggaggacgccgccgcccgccgcgagcGCCTCAAAGCCCTCCGCGCCGCCAAGGAGCTCCTCTCCGCCCCCGACGGCGCCtcccccgcgcccgccgccgcccccgacgcGGACCAGCAGTACGTTCTCCCCCTCCCCTCACTTCTCCCTTCTCCTCCACCCGCTCCTGTGCCGTAAGTAGCTGCGACGGCTCCGCCTCTCGGTCTGCTAGTGTATTTTGCTCGAGTGGGAGTGAACTGAAGCTAGGTTGGTGCTTATTTGTTTGTGTGTGTTGGTTGGTATGTGGTCGGTAGGAGAAACCCATCGTTCGTAGCATAGCTGGGAATGCTTGCGCCCCTCGAAAAAAGGTCTTTGTTCGTTGAATGcatattcacgcaatacatgttAAACCATATATAAATGCAGGATAGTGAGTGCAAACTAGTCGCCATATATTTATGACAATATATCTCATTGTGGTCTCTTGCAACTTAACCTGATGTTGTACTCCTAACACTATCTGGGTTTGAATTGAACTAGAATGTTATATTGTGCTGCTCCTCAGGACGTACTAGTACTAGCTAGAGGACTGAACCATGAGAACAATGTATGCATTTAGGAAAAGTAATTTTCTatcccttccccggaccctgcgcaagcgggagctacatgcaccgggctgcccttttttttttaattttgtattGTCTGTATCAGTGAACCTATGGTGAATTTCATGTTCGTTAGCTGCATTAGGAATGGTGACCATGGGACGACAGAAGAACAGGCGGACCAACCAGAATTGCCAGGTCCTGTGGATGCACCCGAGGATGCTTCCAAGGAGAACGTTAGCCCCACTAAGGAATCTGATGAGGTTGAAGACAATGGGTAAGTAATTGAACAGACAACTTTTACATACTGGGTTTCTTGAGTGCCTTATGTATTTTACATATATGTTCTGTATATAATAATTGGCCGAGGCCCTTTATGTTATTTTCAGTGAAATCTCCATCTGCACCTGACTGAAAATCTGAATTCGTTCCTGTTGTTGCACAGTTATATGCTTGCCATTCTTGTAAAAACTAATTTTTGGTTACACAGCAATGCCTTGTTATTCCTATATAAATAAAAACTGAATTTGGTTTAGACAGCAATCCCTtgccttgtactccctccatccggaaatacttgtcattgaaatggatgtatctagatgtattttagttgtagatacatccattttcatccattttgatgacaagtaattccggacggagggagtataatctcAGAATGTTGAGATAGCATTTCCTGATTTCTGTTAAGCAGTCAATGGGTTATCGATTATAAAATCATAAATTCTTTGTGCCAGATGTCCTGATCTTTTTCAAGTGTACGCAAACCTTTTGTCCGTGGTGTGAAATGTTTATGGGATTAATTGATGACATGTAGCATACTTGACTCTAATGGTGGGTGTATCATTGTTCACAAGTATGTAATCTTTCTGGTGCAGGGAGGTACCACTGAAGTTCAGAAACTACCTTCCTCATGATGAGCGTCTCCGAGGTGGCAAGGTGGCCCCGCTGTCTCTTCCCAAGTTTGAAGATCCGATCGCTGCTGATGCCGCTGAGCCAAAGCAGCTCGAGGTAAAATTTCCAGATCCATCAAATCTCGCCTCCACGATTCTGTGACATATTTTCATCTTTCATGAGGCAAACTTACAATATTTATCTGCAGAACCCCTTCGGGAACATCGCTCCGAAGAACCCGAACTGGGACCTGAAACGAGATGTGCAGAAGAGGATCGACAAGCTGGAGAAGCGCACTCAGAAAGCTCTGGCGGAGATTGCATGTGAGTAGGAACTGGTAGATGATTGGTTCATTTAGTTTTGAGCTCAGTTTCCTGTTGTGCATTCACTAACTGCTCATGTTGAACCGCTCTGTTCCTACGCAGTGGAGCAGCAAAAGGAGAAAGAGGCGCTGGAGGAGGGAGGCGATGCAGCTCAAGAGTGACGTGGTACTGGTGCCGGTCCAAATGTTTGTGTAGAACAGAGGAAGCAGCTAGCGGAAGTCAAACATTGATGTGTTTGTAATGCACGGTGTCGGCTGAGGACTAATGTACGGAGATTGTAGTCATGTGCTCACCTGATACATGGATAATGATTTTCAGTTCAGTACCCAGAATTTTGAGTTCTAGTGATGGTTAGTGTCTTATGTCTAAGTGATCAAATTGAATATGATCCCTTTCATGAATGTGGACCATATATAGCCATGGACTTGCCGTGATTACTTTGCCATTGCCCATTGCACATGTGATGAATTTTGCTGTGTCTCAATCTGTTCCAGATGCTTGCAGATTTTGATGCTTTGGGCTTTGACTGGGCATGTTTGGCAAATATATTGAAGTGAATCAAATAGCGTTGCGGTATACCAGGGAGCAGGCAGCATCTTGCTGGGCAGAGAGCAACCGACTGAAAAACTGAGGTTAGCAAACTGTTTTCCAAACTCAAGCAAATTTTAATAAATGATAGTTAAATTATCCACCGGAACAGGCTTGCCTGAGTCCTTTTAGATTCTCCAGGCCAGATAACTTATATGGAGGTGACCCACCGTGGCAGTCAACCTTGAGCAGCTCAAGTTTCTTCATTGATTTATACCCAAAAGACACGTGTAAGCTGCTGGAGCTGCTACCACAAGCAATCTGGAGGATCTTGACCTTTTCAAATAAGTGGACCACTACATTATTCACAGAGACATGAAAGCAGATCGTACCATCTTGGAGCTGCTTGACACGAAGAATACATAGTTGTTGTAGCTCTCCAAGAAACTTCATCATGTCGTTTCCCATCAAAGTGGCCATCTCCAAATCCAGCTTTGTGAGCTTGCTGAGCTGGTTGATCCCCCATTCTGGCAACTTGTCATTAAGCCCATACA
The sequence above is drawn from the Triticum aestivum cultivar Chinese Spring chromosome 7A, IWGSC CS RefSeq v2.1, whole genome shotgun sequence genome and encodes:
- the LOC123149896 gene encoding coiled-coil domain-containing protein 12 isoform X2 produces the protein MGAEEDAAARRERLKALRAAKELLSAPDGASPAPAAAPDADQQNGDHGTTEEQADQPELPGPVDAPEDASKENVSPTKESDEVEDNGEVPLKFRNYLPHDERLRGGKVAPLSLPKFEDPIAADAAEPKQLENPFGNIAPKNPNWDLKRDVQKRIDKLEKRTQKALAEIALEQQKEKEALEEGGDAAQE
- the LOC123149896 gene encoding coiled-coil domain-containing protein 12 isoform X1, whose product is MGAEEDAAARRERLKALRAAKELLSAPDGASPAPAAAPDADQHCIRNGDHGTTEEQADQPELPGPVDAPEDASKENVSPTKESDEVEDNGEVPLKFRNYLPHDERLRGGKVAPLSLPKFEDPIAADAAEPKQLENPFGNIAPKNPNWDLKRDVQKRIDKLEKRTQKALAEIALEQQKEKEALEEGGDAAQE